From a single Miscanthus floridulus cultivar M001 chromosome 8, ASM1932011v1, whole genome shotgun sequence genomic region:
- the LOC136472262 gene encoding uncharacterized protein — protein sequence MRFSNAVQWWEDWQLRILVLGSLSVQCYLSLFASSRKKQIRPMYRLLIWLAYLGADALAIYALATLFNRQQKAQHQPVNCSRGDVNESRDLEVLWAPILLIHLGGPVNISAYNIEDNELWRRHILTAVSQVVVVLYVFCKSWSSSADKRLLAAAILLFIIGIFKCFNKPSALKRASFNSIVTTFHPAPRTKTAKREVELEEYVQEARRFMQGNKNPPAMDSDSQPSHLKRLSASDKLFVDYAYVYDDRLTTLKSFLLLDEKDTYKVLCVGISNTFDLIYSKDEQFDDRNRTTPGWGNACTTPILLLNLLLPIAPIGLFHSSHKNAYRGSDIKEEFVHSCL from the exons ATGCGCTTCTCAAATGCCGTGCAATGGTGGGAGGACTGGCAGCTGCGCATCCTTGTCTTAGGCAGCCTTAGCGTTCAATGCTACCTCTCGTTATTTGCCAGTTCTCGTAAGAAGCAGATCAGGCCCATGTACAGATTGCTCATCTGGCTAGCGTACCTAGGCGCAGATGCTCTAGCCATCTATGCGCTCGCCACGCTCTTCAATCGCCAGCAAAAGGCACAGCACCAGCCAGTAAATTGCAGCCGTGGGGATGTAAATGAGAGCCGTGACTTAGAGGTTTTATGGGCCCCTATCTTGCTGATACACCTCGGTGGACCGGTCAACATCTCTGCCTACAACATCGAAGACAATGAACTATGGAGGCGTCACATTCTAACTGCAGTGTCTCAG GTCGTCGTGGTCCTCTATGTGTTTTGCAAGTCATGGTCATCCTCTGCAGATAAGAGGTTACTGGCTGCAGCAATTCTGCTTTTCATCATCGGTATTTTCAAATGCTTCAACAAGCCATCAGCTCTAAAGAGGGCTAGCTTTAATAGTATAGTCACTACTTTCCATCCTGCCCCAAGAACAAAAACTGCGAAAAGAGAAGTTGAGCTTGAAGAGTACGTACAAGAAGCACGGAGATTTATGCAAGGGAACAAAAATCCCCCAGCAATGGATTCCGATAGCCAACCATCACACTTGAAGCGACTCTCTGCGTCGGACAAATTATTTGTAGACTATGCATATGTCTATGATGACCGCCTCACTACGTTGAAATCCTTTTTGTTGCTGGATGAGAAAGACACTTACAAGGTCCTCTGTGTAGGGATCTCTAACACTTTTGATCTTATTTATAGCAAGGATGAACAATTTGATGATAGAAACAGAACCACGCCTGGATGGGGCAATGCCTGTACTACCCCTATATTGCTCCTTAATCTCCTGTTGCCAATCGCACCCATCGGCCTCTTCCACAGCAGCCACAAAAATGCTTATAGGGGAAGCGACATCAAG GAGGAATTTGTTCACAGTTGTTTGTGA
- the LOC136469189 gene encoding uncharacterized protein, whose protein sequence is MTTFSSALQWWEEWQLRILVLGSLGVQCYLSLFASSRKKQIRPMYRLLIWLAYLGADALAIYALATLFNRQRKAQHEPVSCSRGDVNESRDLEVLWAPILLIHLGGPLNISAYNIEDNELWRRHILTAVSQVVVVLYVFCKSWSSSADKRLLAAAILLFIIGILKCFDKPSALKRASFNSIVTTFHPAPRTKTAKREVELEEYVQEARIFVQGNKNPPAMDSDSQPSHLERLSASDKLFVDYAYVYDDRLATLKSFLLLDEKDTYKVLCVGISNTFDLIYTKQHQVDDKNRTTPVWGNAFSDLILLLNLLLPIAPIGLFHSVNTSHKNAYRGSDIKVTFILLYFSYFLELLSFIIMADVYMEWSDGVAQHSLIGLLAWNRKHTKLMGIVEFFQCKGLLDTYFGVKSCHSSKDITMLVREHVKAGWMSHITDIESYWRFCDSRGQWALERNGGEEEMLLGSIDKPFDESTILWHLATEFCFYMTGTSHDSRICTQISNYMMHLLCANTEMLLPGSRRNLFTVVCDELEAILQGDDDLSVLDERGLTLKIISKAESAEGFIRDSWVLAQELMQLGGAKKTWEVIKAVWIEMLCFSAGRCRGHLHAKSLGSGGEYLTFVALLMSHAGLETYAERQQRVHLRLSKEERVKIAKQRIQGAAKNQANGGSSTPKGMVPVKDEEIATTPLASQVNGQLEQEEDAAYTSALRVECVAPAATIKIVVSP, encoded by the exons ATGACGACTTTCTCAAGTGCCCTGCAATGGTGGGAGGAGTGGCAGCTGCGCATCCTCGTCTTGGGCAGCCTCGGTGTTCAGTGCTACCTCTCGTTGTTTGCCAGTTCTCGTAAGAAGCAGATCAGGCCCATGTACAGATTGCTCATCTGGCTAGCGTACCTAGGCGCAGATGCTCTAGCCATCTATGCGCTCGCCACGCTGTTTAATCGCCAGAGAAAGGCACAGCACGAGCCTGTAAGTTGCAGCCGTGGGGATGTAAATGAGAGCCGTGACTTAGAGGTTTTATGGGCCCCTATCTTGCTGATACACCTCGGTGGACCGCTCAACATCTCTGCTTACAACATCGAAGACAATGAACTATGGAGGCGTCACATTCTAACTGCAGTGTCTCAG GTCGTCGTGGTCCTCTATGTGTTTTGCAAGTCATGGTCCTCCTCTGCAGATAAGAGGTTACTGGCTGCAGCAATTCTGCTTTTCATCATCGGTATTCTCAAATGCTTCGACAAGCCATCAGCTCTAAAGAGGGCTAGCTTTAATAGTATAGTCACTACTTTCCATCCTGCCCCAAGAACAAAAACTGCGAAAAGAGAAGTTGAGCTTGAAGAGTACGTACAAGAAGCACGCATATTTGTGCAAGGGAACAAAAATCCCCCAGCAATGGATTCCGATAGCCAACCATCACACTTGGAGCGACTCTCTGCGTCGGACAAATTATTTGTAGACTATGCATATGTCTATGACGACCGCCTCGCTACGTTGAAATCCTTTTTGTTGCTAGACGAGAAAGACACTTACAAGGTCCTCTGTGTAGGGATCTCTAACACTTTTGATCTTATTTATACCAAGCAACACCAAGTGGATGATAAAAACAGAACCACGCCTGTCTGGGGCAATGCCTTTTCTGACCTTATATTGCTCCTTAATCTCCTGTTGCCAATCGCACCCATAGGCCTCTTCCACAGtgtgaacacaag CCACAAAAATGCTTATAGGGGAAGCGACATCAAGGTTACATTCATATTATTGTACTTCTCATACTTTTTGGAGCTTTTGTCTTTCATCATAATGGCAGATGTTTACATGGAGTGGTCAGACGGGGTTGCTCAACATAGTCTTATAGGATTGTTAGCTTGGAACAGAAAGCACACAAAGCTAATGGGCATCGTAGAATTCTTTCAATGCAAAGGTTTGCTTGACACTTATTTTGGCGTGAAGTCGTGTCACTCCTCCAAAGACATTACAATGTTAGTTCGTGAACATGTTAAGGCTGGATGGATGAGTCATATAACAGATATTGAGAGTTATTGGAGGTTCTGTGACAGCCGGGGCCAATGGGCACTTGAGCGCAATGGCGGTGAAGAAGAAATGCTTCTTGGGAGCATAGACAAGCCCTTCGATGAGAGCACCATTCTCTGGCATCTGGCCACAGAATTTTGCTTCTATATGACGGGCACATCTCATGACTCTAGGATATGTACACAAATATCTAACTACATGATGCATTTGCTGTGTGCTAATACAGAGATGTTGTTACCTGGAAGCAGAAGGAATTTGTTCACAGTTGTTTGTGATGAACTCGAGGCCATCCTCCAAGGGGATGATGATCTATCGGTGCTGGACGAAAGAGGACTTACACTGAAGATAATTAGCAAGGCAGAGTCAGCAGAAGGTTTTATTCGAGACTCTTGGGTTCTAGCTCAAGAGTTGATGCAATTAGGTGGTGCGAAGAAGACGTGGGAAGTAATCAAAGCCGTGTGGATTGAGATGCTCTGTTTTTCTGCTGGTAGATGCAGGGGTCACCTGCATGCAAAAAGCCTTGGCTCTGGTGGGGAGTACCTCACCTTCGTCGCTCTGCTGATGTCGCATGCAGGACTGGAGACATATGCGGAGAGGCAACAGAGGGTGCATCTTCGGCTTTCCAAAGAGGAAAGAGTGAAAATTGCAAAACAAAGAATACAAGGAGCTGCAAAGAACCAAGCTAATGGTGGCTCGTCGACTCCCAAAGGCATGGTTCCTGTGAAGGACGAAGAGATTGCTACCACTCCATTGGCTTCTCAAGTCAATGGGCAACTAGAACAAGAAGAAGATGCTGCTTATACATCAGCTTTACGAGTTGAATGCGTTGCCCCTGCCGCTACGATCAAGATTGTTGTCTCACCATAA